One Triticum dicoccoides isolate Atlit2015 ecotype Zavitan chromosome 3B, WEW_v2.0, whole genome shotgun sequence genomic window, ggcaccgttgtcggggagtgaagcgcctttggtaagtggaacttggtaaggaaaaaattatatagtgtgctgaaatttactgtcacttgttactatggaacataatcctttgaggggcttgttcggggtatcttcaccccaaacagtagagcaaagaattgatcctcaacctactaaacctactaaaaaattttactttgaaattccttcgggtatggtagagaaactgctagctaatccttttacaggagatggaacattgcatcccgatttgcacctaatctatgtggatgaagtttgtggattatttaagcttgcaggtatgcccgaggatgttatcaagaataaggtcttccctttatcttttaagggagaggcattgacatggtttaggctatgtgatgatatgggatcatggaactacaactgattgaaattggattttcatcagaagttttatcctatgcatcttgttcattgtgatcgtaattacatatataatatttggcctcgcgaaggagaaagcatcgctcaagcttgggggaggcttaattcaatgttatactcatgccccaatcatgagctctcaagagaaatgattattcaaaacattCATGCTcaactttctctcaacaatcgctccatgctcgatacttcttgtactggttcttttttgatgaagactattgaattcagatgggatttattgaaaagaattaaacgcaactctgaagattaggatctcgacgaaggtaaggagtcaggtatgacatctaagtttgattgtgttaaatctttaatggataccgatgctttccgtgaatttagcactaaatatggacttgactctgagatagtagcttctttctgtgaatcatttgctactcatgttgatctccctaaggagaagtggtttaaatataatcctcccactgaagtaaaagtagctgcacccattaaagttgaagaaaagactatcacttataatgatcctattgttcccgctacctatattgagaaaccacctttccctgttaggataaaagatcatgctaaagcttcaactatggtccgtaagagtaatactagaacacctacaccacctgagcaaattaaagttgaacctagtattgctatggttaaagatctcttggctgataatattgatgggcatgctatttatttctgtgatgaagctgctagaattgctagacctgatactaagaataaacatagacctgttgtaggcatgcctattatttctgttaaaataggagatcattgttatcatggcttatgtgatatgggtgctagtgctagtgcaatacctcattccttagacaaataaattatgcatgatattgcacctgctgacatagaagaaattgatgttcaattaagcttgccaatagagatactatttcaccagttgggattgttagagatgttgaagtcttgtgtgggtaaGTTAAATATCctcctgattttcttgttcttggttccccacaagatagcttttgtcccatcatatttggtagacccttcttgaatactgctaatgctaggatagactacaaaaaggatgttgttactattggtttgggggatatgtctcatgagtttaattttgctacatttcgtagacaactccatgataaagaattgcctagtaagaatgaaattattggtattgcttctattgctgtgcctcctaatgatcctttagaacaatatttgctagactatgaaaatgatatgtttatgaatgaaagaagggagatagatgaagtattctttaaacagagaccaattttgaaacacaacttgcgtgttgaaattctaggggatcctccaccacccaagggtgatcccgtgtttgagcttaaaccattacctgatactcttaaatatgcttatcttgatgaaaagaagatatatcctgttattattagtgctaacctttcagagcaggaagaggagaaattattgaaaactttgaagaagcaccatgctgctattggatatactcttgatgatcttaagggcattaggcccactctatgccaacacaaaataaaattggagaaagtcgccaaaccagttattgatcaccaacgacggttaaatcctaagatgaaagaagtggtaagaaaggaaatactaaagctcctggaggcaggtgtaatttatcccgttgctaatagtcagtgggtaagtcatgtccattgtgtccctaagaagggaggtattactgttgttcctaatgataaagatgaattgatcccacaaagaattgttacaggttataggatggtaattgatttccgcaaattaaataaagctactaaaaaagatcattaccctttgccttttattggtcaaatgctagaaagattatccaaacatacacatttttgctttctagatggttactctggtttctctcaaatacctgtgtcaaaagaggatcaagaaaagaccacttttacttgcccttttggtacttttgcttatagacatatgccttttggtttatgtaatgcacttgctacctttcaaagatgcaggtGTATCAATAGCGTGCACGGTGTATTTAAGGTATCTATCCGACTGCGCTTGGGCCTCATTCGGACGAGGCCACCTCTAGTTTTTTTCTTTTAGCATTTTCGTGAGTCGCCTAGACTTTGGCCCATTAAGGAATAAAGGTTGTTGTCGACTCTATGTGTGCTTGGGCCGGCCCAAGGCGGGGCTCCCTCATTTTTTGTTAGTTTTttgttttgtgttttctttttccatttttattttttgCTTCATAAAAAAGTTGGGGATTTCAAAAGTGTTTATAATTAAAAAAAATGTACACTAATGCAAGACAACGTTCACGAATTCAGAAGTGTGTTAAAAAGATTTTAAATTCAATGAAaacattttttatttcatgaaatgttttgaattcaagaacattttttaattcaACAAACATTTTCCCAAATATCATGAACATTATTGAAATATGatgaacactttttgaatttaataaaaaaattctaaaatgtATGTCTCTAAAAAAGGTTATTCATtatatgaaaattttgaaacaacttAATAATATAAAATCGTGAGAataggaaaataaaataccctagaaTTGCAATGGAGTCTTGCAAAACTTTTGTTGGATCTCTGATGAAATAACTATTTGCGTGCCTAGAAatcatttttggaaaaataaagaacAAACTATGGAACAACGGTAGTTCAAATCACTAGGGGTTGAATCTTGCAAAACTTTTGAAttatctctaattaaatagatatttgtgtacctagaaatgatttttggaaaaagtaaagagcaaactataaggtagctgcagttcaaacttgacccgcttccaactggatcggcagaaatttgtctttttcaccaaaggtggatcaaaacttttgacacccaaccattttgtcaattgtgcattatatatggcctagtattttataaaattgattaggtccaattttgcaacaaatatatggtaggtccttcacaagaaaactcatttcgggcactcaaaaaatggaaaatgaatttttcgtccaaagaaaatgaaaagttccttaggcaacattgtttgtcattccaagatgcatccttgtgcaccatatgaggtcatttgaacaaactatgccatgaatgtggccataagattgatcgtttggcttgaaagccatgaatcttcacacatgatagctcatttctgagaacacttttttaaaataattaccatattacaagtttattatttttcctggaaactaggtcacatataatgacacaatgcggaggttttccaattttttgattttttttaattttttatgtccgtttcaaaatgcggtcaaaacgccgggcttgaccgttcatagctagtggttgaatcttggaatttttttggtgtttcactgattaaatagatacttatgtacctacaaatgatttttggaaaaaacaaagagcaaactacgaggtagctacagttcaaatttgacccgcttccaactgaatcagcgggaatttatctttttcaccagaggtggatcaaaacttttgacacccaaccattttttcaattgtggattatatatgtcctagtattttataaaattgatttgttccaattttcctacaaatatatggtaggtccttcacaaaaaaactcattttgggcactcgaaaaaatggaaaatgaattttttgtccaaagaaaatgaaaactcccttaggcaacattgtttgtcattccaagatgcacccttgtgcacgatatgaggtcatttgaacaaactatgccatgaatgtggccataagattgatcatttggcttgaaagccatgaatcttcacacatgatagctcatttctgagaacacttttttaaaataattaccgtattacaagtttattatttttcctggaaagtaggtcataaccttgtagattgtggtgggttgtgatgactaggcgacaTCTCATCAATTTTTcccatgtgtcatgtccatgtgtcaatttttgccctaggttgtgaagcaacctatatttctgttattgcaaaaattcccaaaaaattatcataaatagtttggatcatatcttcatgaaatatgtcaaaaaccttccttgcctagttcaaaaataactcaacaatattcattttcctattctgttcagagcagcactttgtgaaggaagtaccgttttggcatgtccaaatggtatccattttctacagtgctttcctctacccaaataaccatcctccaccaaatgccagctcaatccattcattattttgagcccagcttcaacattcgtatttatgtccagtgtggtactttgcaaagcaagtaccacctaggctcctccttttgagcttaaaatttgtgaagacgatcttcttagtaactgatcatcctcagccaaaacgcacgcccattagccatgtgtatTTCCCGTAcctctaatcaaacacttggctgcttattcatgtttgagcatcgatcagtctcctcatgagaatcttatgttgtgattttcttcctagcacctacctagggatttcccaacccactagacatgcctaggccacccagaacacatggcaacgccacagtcACGCGATGACCACGCGGCAGGCATGCGagtttatgcgctctagagttggggccctcgcccaccatccaaacctcgacgtatcgccaccaaaccatgtatttatgattaaataggtacttatgtaactagaaatgatttttggaaaaaataaatggtaaactatgaggcagctgcagttcaaatttgacccgcttcctgctgaatcggcgggaatttgtctttttcaccagaggtggatcaaaacttttgacacccaaccattttgtcaattgtgcattaaatatggcctactaTTTGATGAaattaatttggtccaattttgcaacaaatatatggtaggtccttcacaaaaaaaactcatttcaggcactcggaaaatggaaaatgaattttccgtgcaaagaaaatgaaaacttccttaggaaacattgtttgccattcgaagatgcacccttgtgcacaatatgatattatttgaacaaactatgccatgaatatggccataagactgatcatttggcttgaaagccatgaatcttcacgcatgatagctcatttttgagaacacatttttaaaataatttccgtattacaagtttattatttttcctggaaacttggtcacatataatgacacgatGCGaatgttttccatttttttgattttttttgaattttttatgcccgtttcaaaatgcgatcaaaacggcgggcttgaccattcctagctagtggttgaatcttggaaaacttttgatgtttctctaactaaatatatacttatgtacctagaaataatttttggaaaaaataaatagcaaactatgaggcagctgcagttcaaatttgacccgcttccaactgaatcggcgggaatttgtctttttcaccagaggtggatcaaaactttttacacccaaccatttggtcaattgtgcattaaatatggcctagtattttataaaaatgatttggtccaattttgcacgaattatttggtaggtccttcacaaaaaaacctcacttggggcactcgaaaaatggaaaatggctcttttgtgcaatgaaagtgaaaactcccttagacaacattgtttggaattccaagatgcacccttgtgcacaatgtgagaccatttgaacaaactatgccatgaatattgccacaagattgatcatttggcttgaaagccatgaatcttcacgcatgatagctcttttttgagaacactttttaaaataatttccgtattacaagtttattatttttcctgataacttggtcacatgtaatgacacaatgcgacggttttccaattttttgatttttttgaattttttatgcccgtttcaaagtgcggtcaaaatggcgggcatgaccgttcctagctagtggttgaatatttgaatttttttgatgtttctgtgattaaatagatactttcgtacctagaaatgatttttggaaaaaataaataggaaactacgaggtagctgcaattcaaatttgacccgcttccaactaaataggcagaaatttgtctttttcaacaGAGGTGGgtcgaaacttttgacacccaactatttggtcaattgtacattagatatggcctagtattttagaaaatttatttggtccaattttgcaacaactaTTTGCTAGGTCGTTCACAAAAAACCTGAATATTGCCACTCTGAAAATTGAAAAATGACTTTTTGTGCAAAgaatgtgcacaatatgagattatttgaacaaactatgccatgaatatggccataagattgatcatttggcttgaaagccatgaatcttcacgcatgatagctcatttttgagaacacattttttaaataatttccgtattacaagtttattatttttcctggaaacttggtcacatataatgacacgatgcgaatgttttccaattttttgatttttttatgcccatttcaaaatgcggtcaaaacggcgggcttgaccattcctagctagtggttgaatcttggaaaacttttgatgtttctctaactaaatatatacttatgtacctagaaataatttttgaaaaaaataaatagcaaactatgaggcagctgaagttcaaatttgacccgcttccaactgaatcggcgggaatttgtatttttcaccagaggtggatcaaaactttttacacccaaccatttggtcaattgtgcattaaatatggcctagtattttataaaaattatttggtccaattttgcacgaattatttggtaggtccttcacaaaaaaacctcacttggggcactcgaaaaatggaaaatggctcttttgtgcaatgaaagtgaaaactcccttaggcaacattgtttggaattccaagatgcacccttgtgcacaatatgagaccatttgaacaaactatgccatgaatattgccacaagattgatcatttggcttgaaagccatgaatcttcacgcatgataactcTTTTTTGAGAAcagttttttaaaataatttccatattacaagtttattatttttcctggtaacttcgtcacatgtaatgacacaatgcaaaggttttccaatttttcgatatttttgaatattttatgcccgtttcagaatgcggtcaaaatggcgggcatgaccattcctagttagtggttgaatatttgaatttttttttgatgtttctgtgattaaatagatacttgcgtacctagaaatgatttttggaaaaaataaataggaaactacgaggtagctgcaattcaaatttgacccgcttccaactaaataggcagaaatttgtctttttcaacaGAGGTGGgtcgaaacttttgacacccaactatttggtcaattgtgcattagatatggcctagtattttagaaaatttatttggtccaattttacaacaactATTTGCTAGGTCGTTCACAAAAAACCCGATTATTGCCACTCTAAAAATTGAAAAATGACTTTTTGTGTAAAGAAATAAAACCCCCATCCCAATATACACACATGTGCACAATATTGAAGCATTTTCACAAAATATGATCCAATTTTCCATCAAGATTTCATATGTTCTTAAAAAAACCATTTCTACACTCAGAAAATAAACTTAAATTCTCATTGGTGGAAAGGTGTgtgccacggatcgatgacatggcacacatccatccatccatcccacaCCACTGTAACTCCCTCCGCTCCTACCTCCCAAACCCTAACTCCCGAACCCCTGATTCAGATCGAATCAATGGCGACGCCGCACGCCCACtccgcccccgatccagatctccCTCTCTCTGCCACActtctcccctcgccgccgcctccctctccgccatccACCTCTACCCTCTCCGCCGGTCTGCCACATCCGGCAACATCGAGGCCAGCGGGCGCTGGATTCGGCACCGGCGTGGCCCCTCCATCAGCAACTCGAACAAGGGGGCGGCGGCGCCATGGCTTCCCCCAACCACATGGCGTGGGCCTGAGCCACCCACTGGCCTCGGCTGGGTCCCGGACGAGCAGCCGCGCGGGATGATGCTGATGGCGCTGCGACCGCGGCCCCCGACCATCCGCCAGCGCTGTGGGCCACGGAGGCGGCCGCCCACGAGGTGCTGCTGCGACTACACCCAACGGAGGAGGCGGAGCGGCGCCGGCACAGGGTCGTCGACTACGCCAAGAACCTCATCGGCTGCGAGGTACCTCCTCCCTCGCCCTCCCACCCCATGCGAAACCCTCACACGTTTGTCCCGCTGCGTCTGCGTGTCAGCTTCTGTAAGATGTTGTTTGTCCAAGGTTAGAGGAGACTGTTGCTCTTAGGTATTTATGAAACAGCTAAAAATTCCCAGGCTGTACCTTGTTCAAACGATGCTGCATATCAGCACATGCTAATGGTTAATGTGCATGCTCAACCAGAAATCAGAATTGCCTCTGTAAGATGTTGTAGTCCTGCCATGCATGATCCAGACACAAGACATTACTCTGTCTAACCCATGTCTGATTTATAACATAGTAATATTATATAGCTTGATTATTTGTATTCAACTATTCTTATTTATAACATGACCTTCCACTTCAAAACATTTTTTATCCAACAAAGTTCGTTACACCAAGCAATTGAGAAAAAAGGAGAATAAGCAGTAAACATCTACTTATTTATTACAACTCAAAACATATAGTTGTTGGAATTAAAAATTACATATAACCATACAGGTTATGACAAGCCAGGGGCTCTTCTCAACTTCTGGTGATTTATGCGATGCATGAGGAGAATCGGGTTGTTGCCCACAACACCCTGCAACGATGCCTTCTTCTCCTCTCTTCGCGGGTGCTCGCTGGTCCATGCTGCCACCCATCAATGTTGACAAGTCACCATCTAAAAGGTTGTCCGAGGAGGTATAGCCGAATCCTGAATCTGATTGATGTGCTCTCATACACCTTTAGATTTCTTTTTCTTTACATTTACATAGTTTCAGTTACTTGTTACAGAAACTGCTGGTTTCGAACACTAGCAAGCTCCTGGCATGGACAAGACAGAAGTGGGAAGGCTATTGCTGCTCCATGCTCCCGACTTGACTTAAATATATGGACCTGATTATCCCATTGTCTCCTGGCATGGACAAGACAGAAGTGGGAAGGCTATTGCTGCTCCATGCTCCCGGCTTGACTTAAATATATGGACCTGATTATCCTGTTGGAATTAATCATTCTTGTTGTGGCAGCTACATATTAATCTAGTTCTAGTCTCTAATCTTTATACTGCACATGCCTTCTGTATGTTGAATTAGTTTCCTATCTAGTTCAATGTAGATTCTGATTCTAGCTCCTAGACTTGTGTTCTAGTGTCTTTCATTTAATAGATGAGTGCAAAGAAGGCCACTGGATCTGCTAGAAATCGATTGAGCTGCAGGGTTTTGCTTGCTCGCTTGCTTACTTTGCTGCATGTTTGTAACCTGGTCGATTTTGTTTTCTGCTATCATTCTCAGTGTCATGAAAATGGAGATGCACTGCTTCACATTCTTAATCTAATTTAATGTGTAAAATGGCAGACAAATGTTGCTGCAAAGATATTAGTGGTATATGTGCATGCATTTGACAATATGATTTCACATGTGTGTTTGAAAATTAACCATACAGATTATGGTACTATTAATTTGGTGCAGTTGAATGGGTGCTTGGTGTTGATATTTTGTTAAAAGAGCATTATGTTGTCTTATAATAGATTGATTCTATTCTGATTTACTACTGAACTATGTTGTTGTAGACTATAAAAGAAGAAGTTGCAGTTGGTTATGGATTTAGATTTGGCATGTGTTTATCTTGACTGCTCGGGGTGGACGAATTGTAGTATTATGCATGTAACTCAGTCTGCTTGGACAACACTAGCATGTTACTATGTACTACTACTATTCAAGAAGTTTCATGAGTTGCCAGTGCCGCACTTCTAGTCTCATTGATGGTGTTTAACAATAATCCTTTATTCGATCTCAGATTTCATCATAAATCATAATGGACTACTCTTCTGTTGAATGTTGATTGGCGCACTATTCTGCTGTTGCCAAGTAGAGGAATAAGAGGATATATGAAGTTTACTGTTAATGTTTCATGCAGGTGGGGTTACCCAATGTTGGCAAATCAACTTTCTTTAACATAGTAACAAAGGTGGGCTACCGCGCCGTTAACTCCAGGTCCCGACCCCTCCCTCCCTCGTCTCCCCGTCTTGTTTTTTTCCCGTGGTGGCTGCTTCTATTTCACGTCGGGTTCTGACTCGGTTTGGTTTGATGTTGTTGTTTCCGTTGTGGTGGCGCAGGCTTGCGGTGAAGAAGATCAAGGCTGAGAAGGACCCCAACAAGCCCACGCACCCCCGAGCGCTTTCTTCATCTTCATGTGAGTCTCAGTCTTGGTTCCTGGTTCGATTCGTGTTGCTTCTGTGGTGTGGCGTCACATCCTGACCAAGGATTTGGTGCGTGTTTCGTCTTCGCAGGGACAACTTCACGAAGGCGTACAAGGAGAAGCACCTCGGCGTCAAGCAGGTCTCCGTGGTAAGCGTCCCCCACCCGCCTCTGTCTTGTTGTTCCTTCGAATTGGTGGTGCTGCGAGATGAGTTTCCTTGTGAATTCTGTGTCCTGATATGGTTTAGGTTGGTTGAATTGCAGATTGGCAAGGCCGGTGGTGAGAAGTGGAAGTCCATGAGTGATGTTGTAAGTTGCACGtctcccctcccctctctgctACCGCTCAATTCGGTGCCGATTTACTTGTTTCTGTCTTACTTTGCCTAGTGTTCGAACCAGTTGGTTAGTTAGATTTTGAATGGCAGTAGCAGCAaactgatttttctcaaatatatCTCTATTACCGCTCAATTCGGTGCCGGTTTTCCAATGGCAGTAGCAGCAAACTGATTTTATCAATTATATCTTATGCGAAGTTAGGCGCAATGTGTTGCAGTGAAGTATTTTACATGACTTGCACTTGTGCAATGAATATTCATATTGTGTCTATGTTTTCTTGTATGAATGagtatctcattttaactagctggagaacaaaaagcatggtactagctgaATTTCTGTTGTCATTCTAAATAACTGTCCTTTTTTGAAACCCTTCCTAATTTGTTTGCAGCCTTTCCTAATTTTTTGTTCTTGTTCTATTTGGAAATGGATGCAGCAGGTGCTCTGCTCTTGCACACGTCTAGCACCGTCTCTGGTGCGGTGGTGCTTCTTGAGGCGACCGGCGTGATGGCGGCTTTGTACGGCGGCGACCACAAGCTCTCTGGTGAGTCGGCTCCATCTTCTAGCCCTAGCTCCCTATTTTCTGCTCCTATAGCATGCTCTGTTGGTTTAGAACACTAGCAGCAGTAGCCTACCGTGTATGCGTACTAAACAGCAGGAGCTCAATACCTTGTGTACACTAGCAGCTTGCTTACACACTTGTCACTTTTGCTTGTGGTAGCCATTACGTAGCTGAATCATGTCCGTGTCTACTAATCATCAGTTCATAGTATTTGGCTTCTGTGCGATGGTCTGCGACTATTTTATGGTGATGCGGATATACTTTCTGATTTGAAGTTACTAATATTTTTTGTTTTGATTCTTTCTCTGGTGCGAGGAAAGCTGTGAATAGACGTCAATGATGCCTACTTGCTTGGCTGCTACAGTGATGCATGCACCGGTCAAGAAATCTCACATGCATATACGTACATGTTAGGATAGTGGTAGATATGCCATAGTTCCTGTGTAAGGAAATGTATTCCTGAGATGATTTTGTTATGTTATCTAAACCTGGGAGAtgtgttatgtgatgtgatatgatggatGATTTGAATTCGACATTGAGTTTTCCTGATTTGAATATGAAACAATGTCGGATGCGTGTGTGTAACTGGATTAAAGAGGTCTTGTTCCCAAACAATTTTGTTCAAACATTTATTTCAAAATCCGAGATCTAATAGTGGACAACAAATTGGGCTGAGAAAGGCCACAGCCCAACAAGCATTGGTCTGTTTAAAAAGTGAAACAAAAAAAGcctcagaaaataaaaaaataaatatattacaaaaaagGCCCAGGCCCCCTAATATGGAAGTATGGCCCGTGTACAAATTGACAGAAAAAATACACTAAattggctgaattaatgggctcgacccatataaacacccaattggaccgggccgattctaatttttgaccttttcaattggtcgcaattttgccacgtcagattgccacgtcggatccaacgtggcctgggcagacagccagtgaccaaaacaaaaggtcatgggttcaacgaccttctgttttggtcgtaaacatctacgaccttctcacagagaaggtcattaatttcagtttacgactgccagcttttgaccttctatttttggtcataaaaaggtcgcaaatgaaaaacaatgacctttcagtgaccaatagtcaaggtcacaagttgacatatttcttgtaggggCCCGCGTACAGTGGCTGCGTGACCTCTGTCACCTTCTCCACCGCTCTCTGGCaccgttcgtcgccgggcgccagggacaggtgtcctccgacggagcccgagccctcctcgccgcccacCTCTAAAAGCCCCCCTCCGCAGCCTCCTAGAGCATCGCAAACCCACTCTCACTCCCTCCTAGAGccactagaagccgcagcccggccgggcaggccgcaggCTACCGTCCcggagccgagctcgcc contains:
- the LOC119279581 gene encoding uncharacterized protein LOC119279581, which codes for MPSMSAKKATGSARNRLSCRVLLARLLTLLHTNVAAKILVVGLPNVGKSTFFNIVTKVGYRAVNSRLAVKKIKAEKDPNKPTHPRALSSSSCESQSWFLVRFVLLLWDNFTKAYKEKHLGVKQVSVIGKAGGEKWKSMSDVLENKKHAGALLLHTSSTVSGAVVLLEATGVMAALYGGDHKLSVHSIWLLCDGLRLFYGDADILSDLKLLIFFVLILSLVRGKL